From one Asterias amurensis chromosome 14, ASM3211899v1 genomic stretch:
- the LOC139947207 gene encoding uncharacterized protein: protein MIACRLLIIAALLVDTGVLSCSPVEGEVVEDISLEERARQAELVVYGTVLTDEIQLQGDQESVYTLEPECWLKHDNVTFANITIVEQKFDCVSVTLHKGNEYIIFLKYERGQFIVDDVNLQPGALNEPTDEDFRTVYRGIDAGMDEVPDGVCTEGVDIPCFVGDVDMEVCSHGVVVKAAMLSVVMTSLFAKLFFWSG, encoded by the coding sequence ATGATAGCGTGTAGACTTTTGATCATAGCAGCCTTGTTGGTAGACACGGGCGTGCTTTCCTGCAGTCCCGTCGAAGGCGAGGTGGTGGAGGATATCTCCCTAGAGGAGCGAGCCCGCCAAGCGGAGTTGGTCGTCTACGGTACGGTACTCACAGACGAGATTCAACTACAGGGCGACCAGGAGAGCGTGTATACTCTAGAACCGGAGTGTTGGCTAAAGCACGACAATGTCACTTTCGCCAATATCACCATTGTGGAGCAAAAATTTGATTGCGTCTCTGTAACACTGCATAAGGGGAATGAGTACATTATCTTCCTGAAGTATGAGCGTGGGCAATTTATCGTTGATGACGTGAATTTGCAGCCTGGCGCCTTAAATGAACCGACCGACGAGGACTTCCGTACCGTGTATCGTGGGATTGATGCTGGTATGGATGAGGTGCCAGACGGGGTGTGTACGGAGGGCGTGGACATACCGTGTTTTGTGGGGGATGTCGATATGGAAGTGTGCAGTCATGGTGTGGTTGTCAAGGCCGCCATGTTGTCTGTCGTTATGACGTCATTGtttgcaaaattgtttttttggtcCGGGTAA
- the LOC139946847 gene encoding uncharacterized protein: MVFINYLAVVATVLLAAASANTPCTGEDWESKTLEQRAMEAKWIAFIQVVTNEMPLMPSGNATATNTQVVVNISCWLKKGDESSMDDDEGAPPQTGDAPATGDDAADDDSDHHGGANDGNMTVPDAGQNITIILEKVNCKAHTLEKGKKYVLFMEKYNTEMNNETTMFKIVNVNQESGALTEPRDDVFQALHRGIDSGMTGKPDGECVDGVEIPCFEGDYDKEVCDGASSLVATMMATFAAAILATATL, encoded by the coding sequence ATGGTCTTTATCAATTATCTTGCCGTAGTGGCTACCGTGCTGCTCGCCGCCGCATCGGCcaacacaccatgcacaggtgAGGACTGGGAGTCCAAAACCTTGGAACAGCGAGCCATGGAGGCAAAGTGGATCGCCTTCATTCAGGTGGTCACCAACGAGATGCCATTGATGCCATCTGGGAACGCCACAGCCACTAATACCCAAGTCGTGGTCAATATCTCCTGCTGGTTGAAGAAGGGTGACGAATCATCAATGGATGACGATGAGGGAGCCCCACCGCAGACAGGCGACGCCCCGGCCACCGGTGACGATGCTGCTGACGACGACAGCGACCACCATGGCGGCGCCAACGACGGCAACATGACCGTCCCTGACGCGGGTCAGAACATCACCATCATCCTTGAGAAGGTCAACTGCAAAGCCCACACTCTCGAAAAGGGCAAGAAGTACGTGTTGTTCATGGAGAAGTACAACACGGAGATGAACAACGAGACCACCATGTTTAAGATCGTCAACGTCAACCAGGAGTCTGGTGCCCTGACCGAGCCGAGGGATGACGTCTTTCAGGCCCTGCACCGTGGGATCGACTCCGGAATGACCGGGAAACCCGACGGGGAATGTGTCGACGGTGTTGAGATTCCTTGTTTCGAAGGCGACTATGACAAGGAAGTCTGCGACGGGGCCTCGTCTCTCGTGGCGACGATGATGGCTACCTTTGCCGCGGCCATTTTGGCCACTGCTACCCTTTAA